In the genome of Triticum urartu cultivar G1812 chromosome 5, Tu2.1, whole genome shotgun sequence, one region contains:
- the LOC125509627 gene encoding homeobox-leucine zipper protein HOX4-like, with product MKRPGGGNPSSLHQMASPNDMDYGVVGMEADGDAEEEMMACGGGGGGCGGGEKKRRLSAEQVRALERSFEVENKLEPERKARLARDLGLQPRQVAVWFQNRRARWKTKQLERDYNALRHSYDALRVDHDALRRDKEALLAEIKDLKGKLGDEEAAASFTSVKEEPAASDGPPPAGMGSSDSDSSGVLNDTDATGATPTEEAPAPDMGTLLGGPGAAGAAAAGHGQVFLHGNFLKVEEDETGFLDDEEPCGGFFADEPPLAWWTEPTDPWK from the exons ATGAAGCGGCCCGGCGGCGGAAACCCCTCCTCCCTCCACCAGATGGCCAGCCCCAATG ATATGGACTACGGCGTGGTCGGGATGGAGGCGGACGGGGACGCGGAGGAGGAGATGATGGCgtgcggcggtggtggcggcggctgcgggggAGGGGAGAAGAAGCGGCGGCTGAGCGCGGAGCAGGTGCGCGCCCTGGAGCGGAGCTTCGAGGTGGAGAACAAGCTGGAGCCGGAGCGCAAGGCGCGGCTGGCGCGCGACCTCGGCCTGCAGCCGCGCCAGGTCGCCGTCTGGTTCCAGAACCGCCGCGCGCGCTGGaagaccaagcagctcgagcgcGACTACAACGCGCTGCGCCACTCCTACGACGCGCTCCGCGTCGACCACGACGCCCTCCGCCGCGACAAGGAGGCCCTCCTCGCCGAG ATCAAGGATCTGAAGGGGAAGCTGGGGGACGAGGAGGCCGCGGCGAGCTTCACGTCGGTGAAGGAGGAGCCGGCGGCGTCCGACGGCCCGCCGCCCGCGGGCATGGGGTCATCCGACAGCGACTCGAGCGGTGTTCTGAACGACACGGACGCGACCGGCGCGACACCAACAGAGGAGGCGCCGGCTCCAGACATGGGGACGCTGCTCGGCGGGCCCGGGgcggccggcgcggcggcggcggggcacggGCAGGTGTTCCTGCACGGGAATTTCCTGAAGGTGGAGGAGGACGAGACGGGGTTCCTGGACGACGAGGAGCCGTGCGGGGGGTTCTTCGCCGATGAGCCGCCGCTGGCGTGGTGGACGGAGCCGACGGATCCCTGGAAGTGA